GTGAACGCGGCGATCGACCGCTGACTCCCGCCGGGGAAATTCCCGCGAGGCGATCGAGAAACTCCCCGATCGCCGCCCCGCGGCAGCCCTGAACTCCCACTCTCCTCAAGGATTTCGTCGATCCGCAGCGGCCACTGCGGCATATGAGTTGCCCTCGTCATGCGCAGCAATCGTGCGCAGCACGCTGGAGCTTCGATGAATACCACGCTCGACCCCCCTCAGCAGGTCGTGGCGAGAGAACCGGGCTCGCCCGCGGCCGTGCCGCCGCCCCCACGCTGGCGCATGCGTGCCGTTCTCGCCGGCGTCGTGCTCGCCGCGGCGGCGCTCGTCATTGTCGTGTCCTGGCCGGCGCTGTTCCCTGCCCCGTCGCCGCAGGTCCTGCGAGCCAGCGGCCGCATCGAAGGGCGCGAGGTGACGCTTGCCGCCAAGACGATCCAGGGACGGGTCAAGCGGCTGCTGGCCGACGAAGGGCAGACGGTGAAAGCCGGACAACTGCTGGCGGAGCTCGACGCCGCGCAGGTCGAGGCACAGGTCAACGCCGCCGCCGCGGGCGTGGCGACGCTCGAGGCGCAGGTGCGTCAGGCGGCGCTCGACGTCGCCTACACGGCGAAGAACAGCGAGGCCTCGATCGCCGCGGCGCGCGCCACGCTCAGCAGCGCCCAGGCGCATGTCGTCCGTGCGAACGCCGTAATGGTCAATGCGGCAGCCGCGCACGAACGCGCCGACGCCCTGTTCAGAGGCGGCGCGATCTCGAAGCACGAGCTCGACGCGGCGGAGATGGCGCTGCGCACCAGCCGCGCGGATGTGGCCGCCGCCGAAAAGGACGTGACGCGCGCGGAAGCGAACCTGGCGCTCGCCCAGGCGTCGAGCGACACGATCGAGCTGAAACGCCAGCAGCTGGCGGCGCTGCAGCAGAGCCGGCGCTCCGCGGCGGCGCGGCTCGACGAGGCGCAAGCCAACCTGGCAGAGCGCCTGATCGTCGCCCCGGAGGCCGGCACGATCATCTCCCGTCCGGCAGAGGTCGGCGACGTCGTCAACCCCGGCTCCCCCATCTTTCAGGTCGTCGACATGGGGCGGCTGTACGTGAAGGTGTACATCCCGGAGCCCGACATCGCGAAACTCCGCCTCGGCGATCCCGCGGAGGTGTTCGTCGACGCCTTTCCGGGCCGCAGCTTCGCGGCGCGGATCTCGAAGATCCACGACCAGGCGGAGTTCACGCCGAAGAACGTCGAAACCGCCGAAGAGCGCCTCAAGCTGGTGTTCGGCGTCGAGCTGGCGCTCGTCAATCCCGAGGGCCTCTTGAAGCCCGGAATGCCGGCCGATACGGTCATCCATTTCGACGCGCCGCGCGAAGACGACCGAGCGGGGGTCGATGGTGTGAAAGCCGCCGGAGCGCGCCCGCGCCATGGATCCTGATCTGGCGTCCATCCTCGAGGTCCGCGACCTCCGTCGCCGCTACGGTCGTCTTGCCCCGGTCGAGGCGGTGCGCGGCGTATCGTTCACCGCGCGTCGCGGAGAGATCTTCGGTCTGATCGGCCCTGATGGAGCCGGCAAGACCAGCATCATTCAGATGCTGGCAGGCGTCCTGCGGCCGCACGGCGGCGCGGCGTCGGTCGAAGGGCTGGACGTCGTGCGTGCGGGCGAAGCGGTGAAGCGGCGCATCGGCTACATGCCGCAAGGGCTCGGGAGCAACCTGTACGACAGCCTGACGGTTCACGAGAACATCGAGTTCTTCAGGGATCTCCGCAAGCTGCCCGACGACGTCTACCGCAGGAACCGCGCCGAGCTGCTCGCCGCCACGCGGCTCGCGCCGTTTCTCGACCGACGCGCGGCGAACCTGTCCGGCGGCATGCGCCAGAAACTGGCGCTCATCTGCACGCTGATTCATCTGCCCGACATCCTCCTGCTCGACGAGCCGACGACCGGCGTCGACCCGATTTCGCGGCAGGAGTTCTGGCAGATCATCGGCCGGCTCGTCGAGATCCGCCGTGCGACGGTGCTGGTGAGCACGTCGTACATGGACGAAGCGGAGCGCTGCCACCGGATCGCGCTGCTGTACGCCGGCGCGATCGTCGCCGAGGGCACGCCGGAAGACGTGAGGCGCCGCGCGCGGGGACATTTCGTCCGGCTTGCGGCCGTGCCGCAGGCGACAGCACTGCGGCTCCTGAGAGAGCGCCGCGACGTGCAGTCGACCGAAGTCTTCGGCGACGAGCTTCACGTCAACTTCCACGGGGAGCTGCGCGACATCGAACGCGCGCTGCTCGGCGGCGGCGTCACGCTCGGCGAGGTGGCGCTCCAGGAACCCGGACTCGAGGACGTCTTCCTGCAACTGCTGTCGGTCCAGCCCACTGAACCGAGCCCGGCGGGAATCTCGATGCGGCGAGACGCGGAACGCGAGCGCCCGCTCGTCGATCCCGGGATGCCGCCAACCGATCGGGGCGGGGTCCCGGTTCAGTGCCGCGCCGTGACGCGCCGCTTCGGGGCGTTCACCGCGGTCGAGGCGGTGAACCTGGCGGTACGGCGGGGCGAGATCTTCGGACTTCTCGGACCG
This genomic interval from Vicinamibacterales bacterium contains the following:
- a CDS encoding efflux RND transporter periplasmic adaptor subunit is translated as MNTTLDPPQQVVAREPGSPAAVPPPPRWRMRAVLAGVVLAAAALVIVVSWPALFPAPSPQVLRASGRIEGREVTLAAKTIQGRVKRLLADEGQTVKAGQLLAELDAAQVEAQVNAAAAGVATLEAQVRQAALDVAYTAKNSEASIAAARATLSSAQAHVVRANAVMVNAAAAHERADALFRGGAISKHELDAAEMALRTSRADVAAAEKDVTRAEANLALAQASSDTIELKRQQLAALQQSRRSAAARLDEAQANLAERLIVAPEAGTIISRPAEVGDVVNPGSPIFQVVDMGRLYVKVYIPEPDIAKLRLGDPAEVFVDAFPGRSFAARISKIHDQAEFTPKNVETAEERLKLVFGVELALVNPEGLLKPGMPADTVIHFDAPREDDRAGVDGVKAAGARPRHGS
- a CDS encoding ATP-binding cassette domain-containing protein, which gives rise to MDPDLASILEVRDLRRRYGRLAPVEAVRGVSFTARRGEIFGLIGPDGAGKTSIIQMLAGVLRPHGGAASVEGLDVVRAGEAVKRRIGYMPQGLGSNLYDSLTVHENIEFFRDLRKLPDDVYRRNRAELLAATRLAPFLDRRAANLSGGMRQKLALICTLIHLPDILLLDEPTTGVDPISRQEFWQIIGRLVEIRRATVLVSTSYMDEAERCHRIALLYAGAIVAEGTPEDVRRRARGHFVRLAAVPQATALRLLRERRDVQSTEVFGDELHVNFHGELRDIERALLGGGVTLGEVALQEPGLEDVFLQLLSVQPTEPSPAGISMRRDAERERPLVDPGMPPTDRGGVPVQCRAVTRRFGAFTAVEAVNLAVRRGEIFGLLGPNGAGKTTLIKMMCGLLEPGAGSIEIGGIDVRSERERVWTAIGYMSQRFSLYQDLTVNQNLQLYADLYGLQRSAYADLVARLGLDPFASRLTGDLPIGVRQRVSLLCAVLHHPSTVFLDEPTSGVDPHARRLFWDLIYALSRDAGITVLVSTHYMDEAAHCDRLGLMHQGRLIAEGSPAELRQQSEERSGGLLAIRTADPRRAWQLLSRVRPQAVVYGDHIRVRTFQPDSDRAALAGALADEGIDRVRIETVPISMDEAFIDFVRRAEALRA